A window of the Mucilaginibacter sp. cycad4 genome harbors these coding sequences:
- a CDS encoding DUF6169 family protein → MYLPYSFTINEDGSYNFISDLNHNYLIYFSESSLPDSEGNIHTIYNIGFSRDGYHDCIPYESKFDGRIRSTIMNAVNDFFDKNDHKALIYFCFGDDGYSRHRKIVFNMWARDLDSSIDKYNSEIPYEGSTVYGSLLIVNNNPLKELIVKSFEGFISELTSK, encoded by the coding sequence TTGTATCTCCCGTATAGCTTTACTATAAATGAGGACGGATCATACAATTTTATATCTGACCTAAATCACAATTACCTTATTTACTTCTCAGAATCTTCACTTCCCGATTCGGAAGGAAATATTCACACTATTTATAATATCGGATTCAGTCGGGATGGATATCATGACTGCATTCCCTATGAATCAAAATTTGACGGAAGAATCAGATCTACAATAATGAATGCAGTAAATGATTTCTTTGATAAAAATGATCACAAGGCATTAATTTATTTTTGCTTTGGTGACGATGGCTATTCCAGGCATAGAAAAATTGTGTTTAATATGTGGGCTCGTGATTTGGATTCATCAATTGATAAGTATAACAGTGAAATCCCCTATGAAGGATCTACTGTTTACGGATCTTTATTGATAGTAAATAATAACCCGTTGAAAGAATTAATTGTGAAATCCTTTGAAGGATTTATATCAGAGCTTACTTCAAAATAA
- a CDS encoding RNA polymerase sigma-70 factor, protein MLHNKEYQMWPDARLLEQLRLDDRKAFEILYHKYSSKLFYAAYNLFRDKDVCEDLVQELFIDLWTKRNQLNITSLEAYLKVAIRHRVLFYLRTKKASVDLTVIETLVEKYSADSKLFQDDIAHLLEDGVAQLPEKCRQIFTLSRKEYLSNKEIATRLNISIKTVENQITIALRYLRTGLTDYLPSVVALLLLHMFGK, encoded by the coding sequence ATGCTCCACAATAAGGAATATCAAATGTGGCCTGATGCCCGGTTATTGGAGCAGTTAAGGCTTGATGACCGTAAGGCATTTGAAATCCTGTACCATAAATATTCGTCGAAATTGTTTTATGCGGCTTATAACCTTTTCAGGGATAAAGATGTTTGTGAAGACCTGGTGCAGGAGCTGTTTATTGATTTATGGACAAAGCGCAACCAATTAAATATCACTTCGCTTGAGGCGTACCTCAAAGTGGCTATCAGGCACCGTGTGTTATTTTATCTGCGCACAAAAAAGGCATCGGTAGATCTTACCGTGATTGAAACACTGGTCGAAAAATATTCGGCTGATAGCAAGCTGTTCCAGGATGATATTGCTCATTTACTGGAAGATGGCGTAGCTCAATTGCCCGAAAAATGCAGGCAGATCTTTACCCTGAGCCGTAAAGAGTATTTGAGCAATAAAGAAATAGCCACCCGGCTAAATATTTCCATTAAAACCGTCGAAAACCAGATCACTATTGCTTTAAGATATCTGCGCACCGGTTTAACCGACTACCTGCCGTCGGTAGTGGCCTTGCTGTTGTTGCATATGTTTGGTAAATAA
- a CDS encoding ImmA/IrrE family metallo-endopeptidase yields the protein MNTTKKGNAFEDRVAQMIQRLLNEDEFYVPGKKSQVFRKKAYYSFKRKNDIIFDVTVETRLKPDVPYSILSIIECKHYNHRVTVDDVEEFESKIRQIGEHDTKGIIVTNNQLQSGALELAKSLKIGVVRLDPNDEYQWINYRHEKKGGLDLQRLADYFYTTSDKLPKFIGYLNGILFDGLPDALIESGIIDIYRHKEKFISVPFLTDERIENIVDRLYNHDINNGQKLSIEKLAAFLISKYPFVFEIDDEMPYEKLGSIDFESEVIRVNPRLRDDPHRWRFTFAHEVGHMILHRKLLEGAVKEKNDDEATLEVLNPNYMDNERRIEIQANLFASTLLLPRPKLENLVNRFFKENGIHKGYLFVDSQPVNQVQALNLLKLISETFDVSLAVGRIRLIKLKLAVYKNDGHIGNIVRDYFK from the coding sequence ATGAATACCACAAAAAAAGGTAACGCTTTCGAAGATCGTGTAGCACAAATGATTCAGCGGTTACTGAATGAGGATGAATTTTATGTGCCAGGTAAGAAAAGTCAAGTGTTTCGCAAGAAGGCATACTATTCATTCAAAAGGAAAAACGATATTATTTTTGATGTTACCGTCGAGACAAGGCTGAAACCTGACGTGCCATATTCAATTCTCAGTATCATTGAATGTAAACATTACAATCATCGTGTGACTGTTGATGATGTCGAGGAGTTTGAGTCAAAGATTCGTCAAATAGGAGAACATGATACCAAAGGTATCATCGTTACGAATAATCAACTCCAATCGGGGGCATTGGAACTGGCAAAATCGCTTAAAATAGGAGTTGTTCGCCTCGATCCAAATGATGAGTACCAATGGATAAACTACCGTCACGAAAAAAAAGGCGGACTCGACCTACAACGTTTAGCTGATTACTTTTATACTACATCAGATAAGTTGCCTAAATTTATTGGTTATCTTAATGGTATACTATTTGACGGTTTGCCAGATGCTTTGATAGAGAGTGGGATAATAGATATTTACCGCCATAAAGAGAAATTTATATCAGTCCCTTTCTTAACTGATGAACGAATAGAAAATATAGTAGATCGTTTATATAACCATGACATTAACAATGGTCAGAAGTTATCCATCGAGAAGCTCGCTGCATTTTTAATCTCTAAATACCCTTTCGTGTTCGAGATTGATGATGAAATGCCTTATGAAAAGTTGGGGAGTATTGATTTTGAGAGTGAAGTTATTCGAGTTAATCCCCGCCTAAGAGATGATCCGCACCGGTGGCGTTTTACTTTTGCTCATGAAGTTGGTCATATGATACTGCATCGTAAGCTACTTGAAGGTGCCGTGAAGGAAAAAAATGATGACGAAGCAACGCTTGAAGTGTTAAATCCTAATTACATGGATAATGAACGTCGTATTGAGATTCAAGCGAATTTATTCGCAAGTACATTGTTACTTCCTCGGCCAAAATTAGAAAATTTAGTTAATCGTTTTTTTAAGGAAAATGGTATTCATAAAGGGTATCTCTTTGTAGACTCACAGCCAGTAAATCAAGTGCAAGCGTTAAATCTACTCAAACTAATTTCAGAAACATTTGATGTATCTCTCGCTGTAGGCCGTATTCGACTAATAAAACTTAAGCTTGCGGTTTATAAGAATGATGGACATATCGGTAACATAGTTCGTGACTATTTCAAATAG
- a CDS encoding XdhC family protein, with protein sequence MKEIIDIVAAYDEAHALGKKTALATVVLVEGSAYRRAGARMLITEDGQLTGAISGGCLEGDALRKARLVILQQQPLLVTYDTTDDDDAKLGVGLGCNGIIHILIEPITGDVNNPISLLKNIISNDRHAVLATVFSIKDRKAPQPGTCLCLTEDKLTVSHPGHLQYQVALVSDAIRVLEEQRSEIRVYQADTEYTAFVEHIKPVISLVIAGAGNDAIPLTRIAAVLGWNITVIDGRPNYAVKQRFPFAQNVVTAKPTDVLSHIKINDRTAIVMMTHNYNYEIALLKELLPAPLPYIGILGPKKKLERMLAEIEDAGISVSEEQMNNIYGPVGLDIGAEGAEEIALSIVSEIKAVLSARQGYSLKYKPAPIHISNLKYLIK encoded by the coding sequence ATGAAAGAGATCATTGACATTGTTGCCGCCTATGATGAGGCACATGCGCTGGGTAAAAAAACTGCCCTGGCTACTGTTGTATTGGTGGAAGGTTCTGCCTACCGCCGGGCCGGTGCACGCATGCTGATTACTGAGGACGGGCAGCTTACCGGTGCTATCAGCGGAGGGTGTTTGGAGGGCGATGCCCTGCGCAAAGCCCGCCTGGTGATCCTGCAGCAGCAACCTTTACTGGTAACTTATGATACTACCGACGATGACGATGCCAAACTGGGCGTAGGTTTGGGCTGTAACGGCATTATCCATATTCTTATTGAACCCATAACCGGCGATGTCAATAACCCTATTAGCCTGCTGAAAAATATCATCAGCAACGATCGGCACGCCGTACTGGCAACCGTGTTTTCTATTAAAGACAGAAAAGCGCCCCAGCCCGGTACTTGCCTTTGCCTTACCGAAGATAAACTGACAGTAAGCCATCCCGGGCACCTGCAATACCAGGTTGCTTTGGTAAGTGATGCCATAAGGGTACTGGAGGAGCAGCGATCAGAAATACGGGTTTATCAGGCTGATACCGAGTATACCGCTTTTGTTGAACATATTAAACCCGTTATTTCGCTTGTGATTGCGGGGGCAGGTAACGACGCAATTCCTTTAACGCGAATAGCTGCGGTTTTAGGCTGGAATATTACGGTGATAGATGGCCGGCCTAATTATGCAGTTAAGCAGCGCTTTCCGTTTGCTCAAAATGTCGTAACTGCTAAACCAACCGATGTATTATCGCATATAAAGATCAATGATCGTACGGCCATCGTTATGATGACCCACAATTATAATTATGAGATAGCACTCCTTAAAGAATTATTGCCTGCACCCTTACCTTATATCGGCATCCTCGGCCCCAAAAAGAAACTAGAACGGATGCTGGCAGAAATTGAGGACGCAGGCATATCTGTCAGCGAAGAACAAATGAACAACATCTACGGCCCGGTAGGGTTAGATATAGGTGCCGAGGGCGCCGAAGAGATAGCCTTATCCATTGTGTCTGAAATTAAAGCTGTGTTATCAGCGCGGCAGGGATATTCATTGAAATATAAACCTGCACCTATTCATATTTCTAATCTTAAATACTTGATTAAATAG
- a CDS encoding xanthine dehydrogenase family protein molybdopterin-binding subunit: MKKDAIGDSLSRVDGRLKVTGGAKYSGEYKLPNLSYGVLVSATIASGTVTALDTKAAERAPGVLTIITPFNAPKVPGYQAGAERPVRGLKLFNDNKIYFNAQPMALVVADTFERATYAASLVKATYNNEPFETDFHKNIDKGVTPQKGNYKDYVRGEANAYKNAPVMVEEEYMLPTEVHNPMELHVTTAFWDGDDKVTLYTKSQGVKGSQRSIAAAFGLNPDNVQINSRFVGGAFGSSLRTWPHEIAAAQAAKLVKRPVKLTLTREQMFTQVGYRPLTIQKIGLGATADGKLIGITHESHSQTAVYEEFTEGAVNVSQFLYNSPNVNTLYKVVPLNVGVPAPMRGPGEATGSFALESALDELSYKLNLDPIELRLRNYTDTDPERNKPWSSKYLKECYQKGAEAIGWADRKAQPGTNKEGDWLVGYGIGCGAFGAYRGNAMAKIKLMADGSVNIQSATSDIGPGTGTSMVLIAADTLGIPADKITFELGNSAFPNAPTQGGSATVSSVGSAVHDVCVALKQKLYTMAGKPADSTEPIDYVAVLKQSNMPSVELTQESKGNPEAQKYSMYSFSAHFAKVHVHPLTGQVRIKKIVACVDAGKIVNHKTASSQMIGGAVGGVGMAMTEEAIFDNRYGRYINGNFADYHVPVNADIQQIEAIFIDKPDPVLNPVGTKGIGEISLIGVAPALANAIYNATGKRVRELPITPDKLI; the protein is encoded by the coding sequence ATGAAAAAAGACGCAATTGGCGATTCCTTAAGCCGTGTAGATGGCCGGTTAAAAGTAACCGGCGGAGCTAAATACAGCGGCGAATATAAACTGCCCAACCTTAGCTATGGCGTGCTGGTTTCGGCAACCATTGCTTCGGGTACGGTAACTGCGCTTGATACCAAAGCTGCCGAGCGCGCACCGGGGGTACTGACTATTATTACGCCATTTAATGCGCCAAAAGTGCCTGGCTACCAGGCCGGGGCCGAAAGGCCGGTGCGGGGCTTGAAGCTATTTAACGATAACAAGATCTACTTTAACGCGCAACCTATGGCGCTTGTGGTTGCCGATACCTTTGAACGGGCTACTTATGCGGCAAGTCTGGTTAAAGCAACTTACAATAATGAGCCTTTTGAAACTGATTTTCATAAAAACATAGATAAGGGGGTAACCCCGCAAAAAGGTAATTATAAAGATTATGTGCGCGGTGAGGCGAATGCCTATAAAAATGCCCCGGTAATGGTTGAGGAGGAGTATATGCTCCCTACCGAAGTGCATAACCCCATGGAGCTGCACGTTACCACCGCTTTTTGGGATGGAGATGATAAGGTTACGCTGTATACCAAATCGCAGGGGGTAAAAGGTTCACAGCGTTCTATTGCTGCGGCATTCGGGCTTAACCCCGATAATGTGCAGATCAATTCGAGGTTTGTTGGTGGGGCTTTCGGCTCTTCATTACGCACCTGGCCGCATGAAATTGCAGCTGCACAGGCAGCCAAACTGGTAAAACGCCCGGTTAAACTTACGCTTACCCGCGAACAGATGTTTACGCAGGTAGGCTATCGCCCTTTAACCATCCAAAAAATAGGCCTGGGCGCAACTGCCGATGGTAAGCTGATTGGTATTACCCATGAATCGCATTCGCAAACGGCCGTTTATGAGGAATTTACAGAAGGGGCGGTAAATGTATCGCAGTTTTTATATAACAGTCCTAATGTTAATACACTTTACAAGGTAGTGCCTTTAAATGTTGGCGTACCTGCGCCTATGCGCGGTCCGGGGGAGGCTACCGGCTCCTTTGCGTTGGAGTCCGCGTTAGACGAGCTGTCTTACAAACTTAATCTCGATCCTATAGAGTTAAGGTTAAGGAACTATACCGATACCGATCCTGAACGGAACAAGCCATGGTCGAGCAAATACCTTAAGGAATGTTATCAGAAAGGGGCAGAGGCCATTGGTTGGGCTGATCGTAAAGCACAACCCGGCACCAATAAAGAGGGCGACTGGCTGGTAGGCTATGGGATAGGCTGCGGTGCATTTGGTGCATACCGGGGCAATGCCATGGCCAAAATAAAGTTAATGGCCGATGGCAGCGTGAATATTCAGAGTGCTACCAGCGATATTGGCCCGGGTACAGGCACATCAATGGTGTTGATAGCTGCTGATACTTTGGGGATTCCCGCGGATAAGATCACGTTTGAGCTGGGCAATTCGGCTTTTCCTAATGCGCCAACGCAGGGTGGTTCGGCAACGGTATCGTCTGTTGGCTCGGCGGTGCATGATGTGTGCGTGGCTTTGAAACAGAAGCTGTACACCATGGCCGGCAAGCCAGCCGATAGTACGGAGCCTATTGATTATGTTGCCGTGTTAAAGCAAAGTAACATGCCGTCGGTTGAGCTTACACAGGAATCGAAAGGTAATCCCGAGGCACAAAAATACTCCATGTATTCCTTTTCGGCGCATTTTGCAAAAGTGCATGTACACCCGCTTACGGGGCAGGTGAGGATCAAAAAGATAGTAGCCTGTGTTGATGCCGGAAAAATAGTGAACCATAAAACCGCCAGCAGCCAGATGATTGGCGGCGCGGTTGGCGGTGTTGGCATGGCCATGACCGAAGAAGCCATTTTTGATAATCGCTACGGACGTTACATTAATGGTAACTTTGCCGATTACCACGTGCCGGTAAATGCCGATATCCAGCAGATAGAAGCTATATTTATTGATAAGCCCGATCCTGTTTTAAACCCGGTAGGCACCAAAGGTATTGGCGAAATTTCGTTGATAGGGGTAGCTCCTGCTTTGGCAAACGCCATTTATAACGCTACGGGCAAAAGGGTTAGGGAACTGCCAATAACACCCGATAAACTGATATAG
- a CDS encoding NUDIX domain-containing protein, whose protein sequence is MSVAQNIKVAVDAVVFGYTSKEGLSVLLIKRNIEPFKNSWALPGGLVADHESLEEAIQRELREETGVNITYLEQLYSFGQPGRDPRNRVISITYYGLVRPDAFVVKAATDASDVNWFNIKKLPALAFDHTTIISVARDRLKSKMLYQPVGFELLEEKFPFSELEKLYLAVLDRPIDRRNFKKKITKYGFLEETTEKQALEGAGRPGNLFRFNEEKYFQLKKEGISFEI, encoded by the coding sequence ATGTCAGTCGCTCAAAATATAAAGGTTGCCGTTGATGCCGTAGTATTTGGATATACCTCCAAGGAGGGATTGTCTGTACTGCTTATCAAACGCAATATTGAGCCTTTTAAAAACAGCTGGGCATTGCCGGGTGGCCTGGTAGCTGATCATGAGTCGTTAGAGGAAGCTATTCAGCGGGAGTTACGGGAAGAAACCGGCGTTAACATCACTTACCTGGAACAACTGTACAGCTTCGGCCAGCCGGGGCGCGACCCTCGTAACAGGGTGATCTCCATAACTTATTACGGACTTGTAAGACCCGATGCCTTTGTTGTTAAAGCCGCTACCGATGCCAGTGATGTAAACTGGTTCAACATCAAAAAGCTCCCCGCCCTCGCGTTTGATCATACCACCATCATCAGCGTAGCACGCGACCGCCTCAAAAGCAAAATGCTTTATCAGCCCGTGGGTTTTGAGCTGCTTGAGGAAAAATTCCCTTTCTCCGAACTCGAAAAGCTCTACCTTGCCGTGCTCGACCGCCCTATCGACCGCCGTAACTTTAAAAAGAAGATCACCAAATACGGCTTCCTGGAAGAAACCACCGAAAAACAAGCCCTCGAAGGCGCCGGCCGGCCGGGTAACCTTTTCCGCTTTAACGAGGAAAAGTATTTTCAGTTGAAAAAAGAAGGAATTAGCTTCGAGATATAA
- a CDS encoding AbiH family protein — translation MNRLILIGNGFDLAHGLKTDYNSFILWYLKKCLIQAFNPNNLHYEDNLISIDTIIPNHPLKFSNSIDKEINGISALIDHYYKTDFSALLDHEWLYPNSNERTKNPFKIKTKSIFFNSLIRKCSHANWVAIENEFYKSLKIHLNNTASQNQLIQLNNSLRALIDELEIYLSSINNKVMIEGYKDLLLSNNDNCMILNFNYTNTIENYITDEFIGNAKKYRENNFLINYIHGKLNDIENPLIFGFGDEIDEDYRRMELMNNNAFFEFIKSFWYFKTDNYSRLIDFLNHDYYEVLIVGHSCGLSDRTLLNMIFEHKYCEAIEIIYHQREESNNYTNLTYEISRHFKDKIQLRKRLVPFPKCKPMPQYTP, via the coding sequence ATGAACAGGCTTATATTGATAGGTAACGGTTTCGATTTGGCACACGGTCTGAAAACTGATTATAATAGTTTTATTTTATGGTATTTAAAAAAATGTTTAATACAAGCATTTAATCCTAATAACTTACATTATGAGGACAATCTTATTTCAATTGATACGATCATACCTAATCACCCATTGAAGTTTAGCAACTCAATTGATAAAGAGATTAATGGAATTTCTGCCTTGATAGATCATTATTATAAAACCGATTTTAGTGCTTTGCTTGATCACGAATGGCTATACCCCAATTCAAATGAAAGGACAAAAAACCCCTTCAAAATTAAGACAAAGTCCATTTTTTTCAACTCTCTTATCAGAAAATGCTCCCATGCAAATTGGGTTGCCATTGAAAATGAGTTTTATAAATCGTTAAAAATACACCTAAACAATACAGCGTCACAAAATCAATTAATTCAACTTAACAACTCACTACGTGCTTTAATAGATGAACTTGAAATCTACCTTTCAAGTATTAATAACAAAGTTATGATAGAAGGATATAAGGATCTACTTTTATCAAATAACGACAATTGTATGATTTTAAATTTCAATTATACAAATACCATTGAAAATTACATAACCGACGAGTTTATTGGGAACGCAAAAAAATATCGAGAAAATAATTTTCTCATAAATTATATTCATGGTAAACTAAATGATATTGAAAACCCATTGATATTTGGATTCGGAGATGAAATTGACGAAGACTACCGTAGAATGGAGTTAATGAACAACAACGCTTTTTTTGAGTTTATTAAATCATTTTGGTATTTTAAAACCGATAACTACAGTAGATTAATTGACTTTTTAAATCATGATTATTATGAAGTTCTAATCGTAGGACATTCCTGTGGGTTATCTGATAGGACTCTATTAAATATGATTTTCGAACACAAATATTGTGAGGCTATTGAGATTATTTATCATCAACGAGAAGAAAGCAATAACTACACGAATTTAACTTATGAAATATCGAGACACTTTAAAGATAAAATTCAATTGAGAAAGAGGCTGGTTCCGTTTCCAAAGTGTAAGCCAATGCCTCAATACACTCCTTAG
- a CDS encoding ribose-phosphate diphosphokinase encodes MKKLLFAITGYEYLAEKVLALGHCERGEIEVSHFTDGERYQRILSNVEGREVLLIGGTVSDSATLELYDLASSLVSYGADSLTLVIPYFGYSTMERAVKPGEIVTAKTRARLLSAIPKSNRGNKVMLFDLHSEGIQYYFEQDLYPVHVYCKDIVIEAATRYGGDNFVMASTDAGRAKWVESLANDMGVNAAFILKRRLKGDHTEVSAINADVAGKTVIIYDDMIRSGGSIVNAALTYKNAGAGDIYVITTHGLFVNDGIGKLKACGAIKKLICTDTHVNCRDLENDDFVEVRTVAGLICS; translated from the coding sequence ATGAAAAAACTACTCTTTGCCATAACCGGATACGAATACCTTGCCGAAAAAGTGCTTGCCCTTGGCCATTGCGAACGCGGTGAGATTGAAGTAAGCCACTTTACCGACGGCGAACGTTACCAGCGCATCCTCTCTAACGTGGAAGGCAGGGAGGTACTGCTGATTGGCGGTACAGTGAGCGACAGCGCTACGCTTGAATTATATGATCTTGCTTCGTCACTGGTAAGCTACGGAGCCGATTCGCTTACCCTCGTGATCCCCTACTTTGGTTACAGCACCATGGAGCGCGCCGTTAAACCCGGCGAAATTGTGACCGCCAAAACCCGTGCCCGCCTGCTCTCGGCCATCCCTAAATCAAACCGGGGCAATAAGGTCATGCTGTTCGACTTACATAGCGAAGGCATCCAATACTATTTTGAGCAGGACCTGTACCCTGTACATGTGTACTGCAAGGATATTGTGATAGAAGCAGCCACCCGATACGGCGGCGACAACTTTGTAATGGCCAGCACCGATGCCGGCAGGGCCAAATGGGTTGAATCGTTAGCCAACGATATGGGCGTAAATGCCGCCTTCATCCTCAAACGCCGCCTCAAAGGCGACCATACCGAAGTAAGCGCCATCAATGCCGACGTAGCCGGCAAAACGGTGATCATTTATGACGACATGATCCGCTCAGGAGGCAGCATCGTAAACGCCGCTTTAACCTACAAAAATGCCGGCGCCGGGGATATTTATGTAATTACTACGCACGGTTTGTTTGTGAACGATGGTATTGGGAAGCTAAAAGCCTGCGGGGCTATTAAAAAGCTGATCTGTACGGATACGCATGTGAATTGCCGCGACTTAGAAAATGATGATTTTGTGGAGGTGAGGACTGTGGCGGGGTTGATATGTTCTTAA
- a CDS encoding nicotinate phosphoribosyltransferase, giving the protein MKKENLILLADAYKYAHHKFYYPGTTNIYSYLESRGGMFNETVFFGLQYILKEYLQGIAFNQVDLDEADEFLKQVFGRDDVFDCSKFQYILDKYNGHLPVRIKAVAEGTSVPTGNVLMTIENTDPECYWLTNFLETLLMQVWYPCTVATLSHEVKKTVTQYYEETATPESFGGIGFVLNDFGFRGVSSVESAKIGGAAHLLSFAGSDNLAGSGMAIKYYHAEKVYGLSIPATEHSICTLLGQEGELEIFKHVLRSFPTGVIACVSDSYNIFRACSEYWGEDLKQEVLKRDGTLVIRPDSGDPVMTLLEIFKILFDKFGFTTNAKGYKVLPPQVRVIQGDGVNYTEIGLIYKALKATGISAENLVLGMGGALLQKVDRDTQKFALKCSSAVINGEEVNVEKSPAEMDAKGNIITSFKKSKGGRLKLVKTPEGYKTIHQNEQPELADQLQTVFENGHIIKEFTFDQVINTLNN; this is encoded by the coding sequence ATGAAAAAGGAAAATCTGATCCTGTTAGCCGACGCATATAAATACGCCCACCATAAATTTTACTACCCCGGCACCACCAATATTTACAGTTACCTGGAAAGCCGCGGGGGCATGTTCAACGAAACCGTTTTTTTCGGTCTGCAATATATTTTGAAGGAATATTTACAGGGCATTGCCTTTAACCAGGTTGATTTGGATGAAGCGGATGAGTTTTTAAAACAGGTATTCGGGCGTGACGATGTGTTTGATTGCAGCAAGTTTCAGTACATATTGGACAAATACAACGGCCATCTGCCGGTACGCATTAAAGCAGTGGCCGAAGGTACCAGCGTACCCACCGGCAACGTGCTCATGACCATTGAAAACACCGACCCGGAATGCTACTGGCTCACCAACTTCCTCGAAACCCTGCTGATGCAGGTTTGGTATCCCTGCACCGTAGCCACGCTAAGCCACGAGGTTAAAAAAACAGTTACCCAATACTATGAGGAAACCGCGACACCCGAATCTTTCGGCGGGATTGGTTTTGTGCTGAATGATTTTGGTTTCCGCGGTGTGAGCAGTGTGGAGAGCGCCAAAATTGGCGGCGCCGCCCACTTGCTTAGTTTTGCAGGCAGCGACAACCTGGCCGGATCTGGTATGGCGATTAAATACTACCATGCAGAAAAAGTATATGGCTTAAGCATCCCCGCTACCGAACACAGCATTTGTACCCTGCTTGGCCAGGAAGGCGAGCTGGAGATTTTTAAACACGTGCTACGCAGCTTCCCTACCGGCGTTATTGCCTGTGTAAGCGATAGCTATAACATTTTCCGCGCCTGTAGTGAATACTGGGGCGAAGACTTGAAACAGGAGGTCCTGAAACGCGACGGCACCCTGGTGATCCGCCCGGACAGCGGCGACCCGGTAATGACCCTGCTGGAGATTTTTAAAATTCTGTTTGATAAATTCGGCTTTACTACTAATGCCAAAGGTTATAAAGTACTGCCGCCGCAGGTTAGGGTGATCCAGGGCGATGGGGTAAACTACACCGAGATCGGCCTGATTTATAAAGCCCTTAAAGCAACCGGCATTAGTGCCGAAAACCTGGTGCTGGGCATGGGCGGCGCATTGTTGCAAAAGGTCGACCGTGATACCCAAAAGTTTGCGTTAAAATGCAGCAGTGCGGTAATAAACGGCGAAGAAGTTAACGTTGAAAAAAGCCCTGCCGAAATGGATGCCAAGGGCAACATCATTACCAGCTTTAAAAAGAGCAAGGGCGGCAGGCTCAAACTGGTAAAAACTCCGGAGGGTTACAAAACCATTCACCAAAACGAACAACCCGAACTGGCCGACCAACTGCAAACCGTTTTTGAAAACGGCCATATTATTAAAGAATTTACCTTTGACCAGGTAATTAATACGTTAAACAACTAA
- a CDS encoding HigA family addiction module antitoxin: MLKRKLPPNHPGFILKEMFIDEQELTITEVAKGLGMARANLSAIVNGHTGISPELAIKLSEAFGNTSQFWINLQNNYELWHAEQKVDRASIRHFYKASA; encoded by the coding sequence ATGTTGAAACGCAAATTACCGCCCAATCATCCCGGCTTCATTTTAAAAGAAATGTTTATTGATGAACAGGAACTGACCATTACTGAAGTAGCGAAAGGCCTGGGTATGGCCCGTGCCAACCTTTCAGCTATAGTTAATGGCCATACGGGGATTAGCCCGGAACTTGCTATCAAACTATCTGAGGCATTCGGCAATACATCGCAGTTTTGGATAAATCTTCAAAATAATTATGAACTGTGGCACGCTGAACAAAAGGTTGATCGCGCGAGTATCAGGCATTTTTATAAGGCAAGTGCCTGA